Within Winogradskyella helgolandensis, the genomic segment GACGTGTCAGGATGTTCGAAGCGACTTAAAGACACTACGATGCCTGCATATTTATTATTGATTTTTGGAAGTTTGTAAACGTTTTTTCTAAGATTTGCAGCTTCAATTTTTGCCCATTCTCCCCAAAGATTAACTCCTGATGCTGCTTCTACCATTTCGGCCAAATTAGCTCCACCAACTCTAGAAGAGGTTTCTAAAAAGAACAATTCGCCTGTAGCTTTAGATTGTATAAACTCTGTATGAGACGCACCAAATTGCATACCGAAGGCTTTCATCACTTGAGCATTCATTTTTTGTAAGCCTTTTTCTTCTTTAGAACCAATTTTGGAACTTGCCGATCTAAAAATACCACCACCATGCGCGACTTCAAAAGGGGTGTCTAAATATTTACTCACTCTGGCGAAAGCAACTTTTCCGTCTACATTTAAACCATCAACATGATACACATCACCTGGAGCAAATTTCTCAACGAGGTAATTATCACGTTCATCACCAAGTTCATTAACAACATGCCACAATTCATCTTTAGAATGAATTTTTTTAATACCAGTAGCAGAGGCTTCCATTCTTGGTTTTATTAACCATGGAGGACTGACGCGATCCGCATAGTCATTAATAGAATCGTTATTAAATAAGTCTGTAAATTCTGGGACGTTGACGCCTTCTTCTAAAGCTTTCATTCGCATAGCGAGTTTATCTCTAAAATAATGTGCCGTCGTTCTACCCATGCCAGGCATTCTAAAATGCTCTCGAAGTAGTGCTACTTTTTCAACATCAAAATCATCGAGTGCTACAAAGCGATCAAATTTTATGGTTCTCGATTTATAAGCGATTCCTTTAACCACGTCTTCATGATTCCATTTTTCAATATAGAAAGTGTCATCTATAGATTCCCATGGCCAAGGTTCTTTATCTAACTTCTTTTTAGTTAATAAATAGACATTATTACCTTCAGTTTTAACGCTTTTTAGAAAATCTTCACCTTTAAAATAGGTGGAAATACAAAGGAAATTTAATGGTTGTTTGGACATGTTTTCTTAGTTAGAATCTCTATGGCTTTGCTTATTATAGTAATGCCACAGTTTGATTGGTTGATAATTATAATGAACAAACAATTTACGAAACTGATAATTATTTTGAAGCTTTTTTCTTAATAAATTCTGTAATTAATTGAATGCCATAACCTGAAGCACTTTTCATTTTTGCATAAGGAGAGCTTCCAAAAGACACACCAGCAATATCTAAATGCATCCAATTTTTATGCTCTTCTGTAAACGATTCTAAAAATTGTGCAGCATTTGTCGCTCCTGTCAACGGTTTACCGCTGAAATTTCTTAAGTCAGCAATATCACTATGTAAGTCACTTTTGTATTCTTCAAACATTGGCAATTGCCAAACCCGCTCGTGGACTTTATAACCAATATCAGACATCGTCCTTGCCATGTCTTGGTTATGCGTAAACATGCCTGCAGCTTCATAGCCTAAGGTTCTTACAACGCTTCCTGTTAAGGTGGCTAAATCAATAAGATATTCTGGTTTTATGTTTTTAACAGCATAACTTAAGCCGTCTGCTAATACTAAACGACCTTCGGCGTCTGTATCAATAATTTCAATGGTTTTACCAGAGTAGGAGTCAATTACATCTCCAGGTCTGTAGCTTTCTGCATCCACAGCATTTTCTGCAGAACACACAATACCAACAATATTAATGTCAAGATTTAATTTAGCAACCAATTCTACAACACCTAAAACGACAGCCGCTCCTCCCATATCACTTTTCATGTAATGTAGGTTGGTTGAAGGCTTAATGGATAATCCACCAGAATCGAAAGTAATCCCTTTGCCAACTAAGGCAATGTCAATTTTTTTACTTGGTTTTGGAGTGTACTCTGTAATTATTACGACAGGTTTATTAATGCTACCTTTTCCAACAGATAAAACGGCATCGAAGCCTTGTTTTTTGAGCTCTTTGTGTTTTAAGACTGTACATTTATAATCTGCTTTTTTTGCTGATTTTTCTGCCCATTTCCCTAAGAATTCAGGTGTTTTAATATTTGGAGGTGCATCAACTAAGGCTTTTATTTTGTTGATGGTTTCTCCTGTATATTGTCCTTCGTCTAAAATAGTTTTAAGCGTTTTAGTTGAAGCAAATGAAATCGCTGTTTTATTTGATTTCTCTTTTGTTGATTTGAATTCACCAATTTCATATTGCGTCATTTCAATTCCAATGACTGCTTTTTTGGTCTCCTCGTCACTTAAATGCTCAGCGTAAACCTGAATCGTTTTATCCCAATGCTTCTGTGTTTCGAACGCTAATTTTTGAAATGTATTTTCTATTTTAGCACTATGTTTTTCTTCTCCTAAACCTATGAGGTATATTCTGTTACCGTCTTTTCCATAAAGTAGTTGATAGGTAGAAAAGCTACCGTCAAAATCGGGTTTAGCGATAGGTAAAAATTCTTTTATAGCATCAAGATTGTCTTTTCTACAAGGTAGAATAAAGTCCTTTGAGGTATCTAATGTTTTGGTGTGTTTGTAAGTCATAACTATGAATTAAAATAGAGCCATTTTACGGCTTTTGGAAATTCTTCTCTCCAATGGGCTTCAGAATGGTTCCCGTGTTCATTAATTGAAAAATGAAAATCAATCTGATAACCATTAATCATTTTTTCTTGGATAATGCCTCCTAATCGATGGGCATTTGGTAAATGCTCTGCACTTTCTTGTCCACCTGAATATAAATACAATTTTGATTTTTGTAGTGGCTCAAAAGATTTAGTGCTTTTGAAAATTTTATTAGAAAGCCATAGGCTAGGGGAGAAAATCATCATTTTACCAAAAACACCAGGATTTTTTAGACCTGCATGTAAACTAATTAAACCTCCCATAGAGCTCCCTCCAATACCTGTATTATTAAAATCGGTTAAGGTTCTATAGTGGCTATTGATGTAAGGAATGAGTTTTTCAATCATAAATTGAATGTAAAAATTCCCTTTGCCTTCTCCAAAACGAGGGTGATAATAAGGTAAATATTCGCTGATACGTTCCTCGTTTCCATGGTCTACAGCAATTATTATAAGATCACCAAAACCTTGTTCTGCCAATTGTGCCATTGATTTATCAATAGCCCAATCACCAAATGGTGCAGCAGGATTAAATAAGTTTTGGCCATCTTGTAAGTAGAGTACAGGATAGCGTTTTTCAGTTTCATAGTAATCATGCGGTAATAATGCTGAGATTTTACGCGTAGCATTAAGGTGTGGTATTTCGTAAGCTTCTTCTAGTATTTCTATTATAGGTTCGAACTCCGTCACTGTCATTTGTTTTAATTTAGGCATAGCGAATGTACTATTTTATGGTATTAATTGCCATAAAAATTTAAACAGATGTTAATAATGTTTTAATGATAGATTAATTTATATGTTAAATTTGAAATAGAAATAATTAGCTTTAAACCTAACTTCTCAATATGAAATAGTCGATTCTAATAATATAAACTATTTTAGTCGCGTCTTTTTTTATGAAAAGATGACCAAATCCAATCTATATGGCAACAAATCAAGAGCTTATTGATAAACTAATTGAAAAATTAGAATTATTGTTTAAAAAGCAAGCTGAGTTTTCGTCCGAAATTGAAAGTTTAAAAGCTGAATTGTACCACTTAAAATCCGGTACGATTGAAGAAG encodes:
- a CDS encoding ATP-grasp domain-containing protein translates to MSKQPLNFLCISTYFKGEDFLKSVKTEGNNVYLLTKKKLDKEPWPWESIDDTFYIEKWNHEDVVKGIAYKSRTIKFDRFVALDDFDVEKVALLREHFRMPGMGRTTAHYFRDKLAMRMKALEEGVNVPEFTDLFNNDSINDYADRVSPPWLIKPRMEASATGIKKIHSKDELWHVVNELGDERDNYLVEKFAPGDVYHVDGLNVDGKVAFARVSKYLDTPFEVAHGGGIFRSASSKIGSKEEKGLQKMNAQVMKAFGMQFGASHTEFIQSKATGELFFLETSSRVGGANLAEMVEAASGVNLWGEWAKIEAANLRKNVYKLPKINNKYAGIVVSLSRFEHPDTSSFTDKEIVWRMTKAWHIGLIVVSDSSERVLELLDQYTERIGKEFHASLPAPDKSE
- a CDS encoding alpha/beta hydrolase yields the protein MPKLKQMTVTEFEPIIEILEEAYEIPHLNATRKISALLPHDYYETEKRYPVLYLQDGQNLFNPAAPFGDWAIDKSMAQLAEQGFGDLIIIAVDHGNEERISEYLPYYHPRFGEGKGNFYIQFMIEKLIPYINSHYRTLTDFNNTGIGGSSMGGLISLHAGLKNPGVFGKMMIFSPSLWLSNKIFKSTKSFEPLQKSKLYLYSGGQESAEHLPNAHRLGGIIQEKMINGYQIDFHFSINEHGNHSEAHWREEFPKAVKWLYFNS
- a CDS encoding leucyl aminopeptidase family protein; its protein translation is MTYKHTKTLDTSKDFILPCRKDNLDAIKEFLPIAKPDFDGSFSTYQLLYGKDGNRIYLIGLGEEKHSAKIENTFQKLAFETQKHWDKTIQVYAEHLSDEETKKAVIGIEMTQYEIGEFKSTKEKSNKTAISFASTKTLKTILDEGQYTGETINKIKALVDAPPNIKTPEFLGKWAEKSAKKADYKCTVLKHKELKKQGFDAVLSVGKGSINKPVVIITEYTPKPSKKIDIALVGKGITFDSGGLSIKPSTNLHYMKSDMGGAAVVLGVVELVAKLNLDINIVGIVCSAENAVDAESYRPGDVIDSYSGKTIEIIDTDAEGRLVLADGLSYAVKNIKPEYLIDLATLTGSVVRTLGYEAAGMFTHNQDMARTMSDIGYKVHERVWQLPMFEEYKSDLHSDIADLRNFSGKPLTGATNAAQFLESFTEEHKNWMHLDIAGVSFGSSPYAKMKSASGYGIQLITEFIKKKASK